The proteins below are encoded in one region of Micromonospora pisi:
- a CDS encoding GNAT family N-acetyltransferase: MDRETIGTDRVRLRLFRDSDTDALMAGCNDPLTRRFLPHLSSPYTEADAHWWISEGTTGVWARGGAAYAITDPVTDRLLGGIGIDHVVLARRQGEFGYWVAPWARGRGIATAATRALAERALSQGFARLELLTEQENVASQRVALASGFRREGIRRDAGTRPDGSRHDLLAWSRLSTDPDIAQDRLLPDLPGGSLTDGVVTLRPLTAADGEFVYELHSLPDVIAGSVSGVAPTRADVARRCLLAPARWLAGARADLLILDAASGGPAGEISLHHQESQPGEAMIGYAISPRWRRRGYPSRATRLLARWVFDHTGIQRLTAGTSPANLGSQRALEKSGFQREGRERGRLAGPTGQRVDALLFGLLPEDLESR; encoded by the coding sequence ATGGACCGGGAGACGATCGGCACCGATCGGGTACGGCTACGGCTGTTCCGTGACTCGGACACCGACGCCCTGATGGCGGGCTGCAACGATCCGCTGACCCGGCGCTTCCTTCCGCACCTGTCCTCTCCGTACACCGAAGCCGACGCCCATTGGTGGATCAGCGAGGGTACGACGGGAGTCTGGGCCCGGGGCGGCGCCGCGTACGCGATCACCGACCCGGTCACCGACCGTCTGCTCGGCGGAATCGGCATCGACCACGTGGTGCTGGCCCGGCGCCAGGGTGAGTTCGGCTACTGGGTCGCCCCCTGGGCTCGGGGTCGGGGCATCGCCACCGCCGCCACCAGGGCGCTCGCCGAACGGGCCCTGTCCCAGGGTTTCGCCCGGTTGGAACTTCTCACCGAGCAGGAGAACGTGGCCAGCCAGCGGGTGGCGTTGGCCAGTGGCTTCCGTCGGGAGGGGATTCGGCGGGACGCCGGGACGCGACCGGACGGCAGCCGGCACGACCTGCTGGCGTGGAGCCGGCTCTCCACCGACCCGGACATTGCCCAGGACCGACTTCTGCCCGACCTGCCCGGCGGATCCCTCACCGACGGGGTGGTCACCCTCCGTCCGCTGACCGCCGCCGACGGCGAGTTCGTGTACGAGCTGCATTCCCTGCCCGACGTGATCGCGGGCAGCGTGTCGGGGGTCGCACCCACCCGCGCCGACGTCGCGCGGCGGTGCCTGCTCGCCCCGGCCCGGTGGCTCGCCGGCGCACGCGCCGACCTGCTCATCCTGGACGCCGCGAGCGGTGGGCCGGCAGGCGAGATCTCGCTCCATCACCAGGAGTCGCAACCCGGCGAGGCCATGATCGGGTACGCCATCTCGCCGCGGTGGCGGAGGCGCGGTTATCCGAGCCGCGCCACCCGCCTGCTGGCCCGTTGGGTCTTCGACCACACCGGCATCCAACGGCTGACCGCGGGAACATCGCCGGCGAACCTCGGCTCCCAGCGGGCGCTGGAGAAGTCCGGCTTCCAGCGTGAGGGACGGGAGCGCGGCCGGCTGGCCGGACCGACCGGCCAGCGGGTCGACGCTCTGCTCTTCGGGCTGCTGCCCGAGGACCTGGAATCGCGCTGA
- a CDS encoding GNAT family N-acetyltransferase encodes MADVTPPEITEDGLLLRPWEPADADVVHRACQDPDIQRWTTVPSPYLPEHAKGFVTEMAPAAWANGTGAPFAVCDATTGEVLGSCGLVSINQTLRTGEVGYWTAPWARGRAVAVVATRAVARWAFRELGLRRLIWQAEVGNHASRLVALRAGFRIDGELRLAQPHPRGTADGWVGSLLPTDLPDPDEHGNGGVEPTGKGGPAAPGSLVALRAAVFGRTQPMLFANAADGEIRLRRPEERDLDAIVTACRDPETVRWTTVPDPYQRSDAEFYAHEYATGRWARGQGAVFVIADPDDNFAGTLELRLSAADPGVADVGYLVAPHARGRGYCSRGLAAVCAWAFPSLGLWRIEWRAHLGNDASRRAAEKAGFTMEGVARQGIPHRGARVDVWVGALLPSDDSAYREAGS; translated from the coding sequence ATGGCCGACGTGACGCCACCGGAGATCACCGAAGACGGCCTGTTGCTCCGCCCCTGGGAGCCGGCGGACGCGGACGTGGTCCACCGGGCCTGCCAGGACCCGGACATCCAGCGCTGGACCACCGTGCCCTCGCCGTACCTCCCCGAGCACGCGAAGGGCTTCGTCACCGAGATGGCGCCGGCCGCCTGGGCGAACGGCACCGGTGCCCCGTTCGCGGTATGCGACGCCACCACCGGGGAGGTGCTCGGTTCCTGCGGCCTGGTCTCGATCAACCAGACCCTGCGTACGGGTGAGGTCGGCTACTGGACCGCGCCCTGGGCCCGTGGTCGCGCGGTGGCGGTCGTCGCCACCCGGGCGGTGGCCCGCTGGGCCTTCCGCGAACTCGGCCTGCGCCGGCTGATCTGGCAGGCCGAGGTCGGCAACCACGCCTCCCGACTGGTCGCGCTCCGGGCCGGCTTCCGAATCGACGGGGAACTCCGGCTGGCCCAGCCACACCCCCGGGGCACCGCCGACGGCTGGGTCGGCTCTCTGCTCCCCACCGACCTGCCCGACCCCGACGAGCACGGCAACGGCGGAGTCGAGCCGACGGGCAAGGGCGGACCGGCCGCGCCCGGTTCGCTGGTGGCGCTGCGGGCCGCGGTCTTCGGTCGTACGCAACCGATGCTCTTCGCCAACGCGGCGGACGGTGAGATCCGGCTGCGCAGGCCGGAGGAGCGGGACCTCGACGCCATCGTCACCGCCTGCCGGGACCCGGAGACGGTGCGCTGGACCACCGTGCCCGACCCGTACCAGCGCTCCGACGCGGAGTTCTACGCACACGAGTACGCCACCGGCCGCTGGGCACGCGGCCAAGGGGCCGTCTTCGTCATCGCCGACCCCGACGACAACTTCGCCGGCACCCTGGAACTCCGACTCTCCGCCGCCGACCCCGGCGTGGCCGACGTCGGTTACCTGGTCGCCCCGCACGCCCGAGGGCGGGGCTACTGCTCACGGGGTCTGGCTGCGGTCTGCGCCTGGGCCTTCCCCAGCCTCGGCCTCTGGCGGATCGAATGGCGTGCCCACCTCGGCAACGACGCCTCCCGCCGGGCTGCCGAGAAGGCCGGCTTCACGATGGAGGGCGTCGCCCGGCAGGGCATCCCGCACCGGGGTGCACGGGTCGACGTCTGGGTCGGCGCGCTGCTGCCCAGCGACGACAGCGCGTACCGCGAAGCCGGATCGTGA